A single window of Coleofasciculus sp. FACHB-1120 DNA harbors:
- a CDS encoding fructosamine kinase family protein, translating into MWTEIDAQITRLTGEKFQSQHRQSVSGGCINQGYAVSDGKRTYFIKINQASLVDMFEAEALGLQQMQETHTIRVPKPIGWGTGGNSAYIVLEWLEMGRGDTHSWEEMGRKLAAMHKCAGKDAFGWDRNNTIGSTPQINTWTADWAEFYAKHRLGYQFQLAKRRGGHFPQQEKLLATIPELLADYHPQPSLVHGDLWGGNAGFTASGEPVIFDPAAYYGDREVDIAMTELFGGFPAAFYRGYNEVFPLDPGYERRKTLYNLYHILNHFNLFGGGYSSQANGMIERILR; encoded by the coding sequence ATGTGGACAGAAATAGACGCTCAAATCACTCGCCTAACGGGTGAAAAGTTTCAAAGTCAGCACCGGCAATCGGTGAGTGGTGGTTGCATCAATCAAGGCTATGCCGTCAGCGATGGAAAACGCACCTACTTCATCAAAATCAACCAAGCGTCTTTGGTTGATATGTTTGAGGCAGAGGCGCTGGGACTCCAGCAAATGCAGGAAACTCACACGATTCGGGTGCCAAAACCGATTGGCTGGGGCACCGGGGGGAATTCTGCTTATATCGTACTGGAGTGGCTGGAAATGGGGCGCGGCGACACCCATTCTTGGGAAGAAATGGGGCGGAAGTTAGCGGCGATGCACAAATGCGCTGGAAAAGACGCCTTCGGCTGGGACAGAAATAACACCATTGGCTCCACGCCACAAATCAACACTTGGACAGCCGATTGGGCGGAATTCTATGCCAAGCATCGTCTCGGCTATCAATTTCAGCTAGCAAAGCGTCGCGGCGGTCATTTTCCCCAACAGGAGAAATTGCTGGCGACAATTCCCGAACTGCTAGCGGATTACCACCCTCAACCATCCCTAGTTCACGGCGATTTGTGGGGAGGAAATGCAGGCTTTACGGCATCGGGAGAACCCGTCATTTTTGATCCAGCGGCATATTATGGCGATCGCGAGGTTGATATCGCCATGACAGAACTTTTCGGTGGCTTCCCCGCAGCCTTTTATCGCGGCTATAACGAAGTATTTCCTCTAGATCCAGGCTACGAGCGCCGGAAAACCCTCTACAATCTCTATCACATCCTTAATCACTTTAATTTGTTTGGCGGCGGCTACAGTTCGCAAGCCAACGGGATGATTGAGCGTATTTTGAGATAG